One Avibacterium avium genomic window carries:
- the luxS gene encoding S-ribosylhomocysteine lyase — MPLLDSFKVDHTKMNAPAVRVAKTMRTPKGDDITIFDLRFCIPNKEILPPKGIHTLEHLFAGFMRDHLNSEQVEIIDISPMGCRTGFYMSLIGTPNEQQVAQAWLASMKDILQVKDQKEIPELNEYQCGTYTEHSLPEAHQIAQHILERGVGVNKNEDLLLDESLLAQ, encoded by the coding sequence ATGCCATTACTCGATAGCTTTAAAGTGGATCACACCAAAATGAACGCCCCCGCAGTGCGTGTTGCCAAAACAATGCGTACCCCAAAAGGCGATGATATTACGATTTTCGATTTGCGTTTTTGTATCCCAAACAAAGAAATCCTGCCGCCGAAAGGCATTCACACGTTAGAGCATCTTTTCGCTGGTTTTATGCGTGATCACCTCAATAGTGAGCAGGTGGAAATTATTGATATTTCTCCAATGGGATGCCGTACCGGATTTTATATGTCATTAATCGGGACGCCAAATGAGCAACAAGTGGCACAGGCGTGGCTCGCTTCAATGAAAGATATTTTACAGGTGAAAGATCAAAAAGAGATTCCCGAATTAAACGAATATCAATGCGGCACTTACACCGAACATTCTCTACCCGAAGCCCATCAAATCGCGCAACACATTCTTGAACGCGGTGTAGGCGTAAACAAAAATGAAGATTTGCTACTCGATGAAAGTTTGTTAGCACAGTAA
- the cpdB gene encoding 2',3'-cyclic-nucleotide 2'-phosphodiesterase, which yields MDRRKFLRLGALSLFSVNSLSLNAAEQNTTVALRIIATTDIHGFLTDFDYYKDAPTDKFGFTRAASLIASARQEVKNSVLVDNGDLIQGNPIADYQAAKGDKEGKPNPSILALNAMHYDVGTIGNHEFNYGLDYLDRAIKQAHFPIINANVVKASDDQPYFQPYFIQEKSVTDNAGNTHQIKIGYIGFVPPQVMVWDKANLEGKVKAYDIKKTAEKYVPIVKAQGADIIVALAHTGPSDEPYKEGEENAAFHLADVKGIDAVIFGHSHRLFPNKEFANSKGADIEKGTMNGVPESMAGYWANNISVVDLTLNQHNGKWFVTDGRAALRPIYDADKKKALVGNHPEVAALLAPIHEATRAFVAQPIGKASDNMYSFLALFQDDPTVQIVNQAQQAYAENVVKNLPELAGIPVLSAAAPFKVGGRKNDPSAYVEVDKGDLTFRNAADLYLYPNTLVIVKVSGAELKQWLECSAGMFNQIDPNSDKPQPLLNWNGFRTYNFDVIDGVNYEIDVTQPARYDGECKLINDKASRIVNLTYQGKPVQDSDQFLIATNNYRAYSGKFPGTGDAHIVFASPDENRQILANYISQTTKEKGEVIPSADNNWKLAPIASIQPLKVQVETSPSDKAKAFIKEKAQYPMDYVGQDELGFAVYQINLNKK from the coding sequence ATGGATAGAAGAAAATTCCTGCGTCTTGGCGCATTAAGTTTATTCAGTGTAAACAGCTTATCGCTCAATGCGGCGGAGCAAAATACTACGGTGGCATTACGCATTATTGCCACCACGGATATTCACGGTTTTTTGACAGATTTTGATTATTACAAAGATGCGCCTACGGATAAATTCGGTTTTACCCGTGCAGCAAGCCTGATTGCAAGCGCACGTCAAGAAGTGAAAAACTCGGTGTTAGTGGATAATGGCGATTTAATTCAAGGCAACCCGATTGCCGATTATCAAGCCGCCAAAGGGGATAAAGAAGGCAAGCCAAATCCGTCTATTTTAGCCCTAAATGCAATGCACTATGATGTGGGAACGATCGGCAACCACGAGTTCAACTATGGCTTAGATTATTTAGATCGCGCTATTAAGCAAGCCCACTTCCCTATTATCAACGCCAATGTGGTGAAAGCCAGCGATGATCAGCCTTATTTCCAACCTTATTTTATTCAAGAAAAAAGTGTAACAGATAATGCTGGCAACACGCATCAAATCAAAATTGGTTATATTGGCTTTGTGCCACCACAAGTGATGGTATGGGATAAAGCCAATTTAGAAGGCAAAGTAAAAGCCTACGATATTAAGAAAACCGCAGAAAAATATGTGCCAATTGTGAAAGCACAGGGTGCTGACATTATTGTTGCACTGGCGCACACCGGCCCTTCCGATGAACCTTATAAAGAAGGTGAAGAAAATGCCGCTTTCCATTTAGCCGATGTAAAAGGCATTGATGCTGTAATCTTCGGCCATTCGCACCGCTTGTTCCCAAATAAAGAATTTGCTAACAGCAAAGGGGCGGATATTGAAAAAGGCACAATGAACGGCGTGCCAGAAAGTATGGCGGGCTATTGGGCAAATAATATCAGCGTGGTGGATCTCACCTTAAATCAACATAATGGTAAATGGTTTGTTACTGACGGCCGTGCAGCCTTGCGTCCGATTTATGATGCCGATAAGAAAAAAGCCCTTGTGGGCAATCACCCTGAAGTTGCGGCATTACTTGCGCCAATCCACGAAGCCACTCGTGCCTTTGTAGCACAGCCGATTGGAAAAGCCTCTGATAATATGTATAGCTTCCTTGCCTTGTTCCAAGATGATCCAACGGTACAAATCGTAAACCAAGCGCAACAAGCTTACGCTGAAAACGTGGTGAAAAATCTGCCTGAGCTAGCAGGTATTCCAGTGTTGAGTGCCGCTGCGCCATTTAAAGTCGGTGGACGTAAAAACGATCCAAGCGCTTATGTAGAAGTGGATAAAGGCGATCTCACTTTCCGCAATGCGGCAGATCTCTATCTCTACCCAAATACCTTAGTGATTGTCAAAGTTAGCGGCGCAGAACTCAAACAATGGCTTGAGTGCAGTGCGGGAATGTTTAACCAAATCGATCCAAATAGCGACAAACCACAACCCTTGTTAAATTGGAACGGTTTCCGTACTTACAATTTCGATGTGATTGACGGAGTAAACTATGAAATTGATGTTACCCAACCTGCCCGTTATGACGGTGAGTGCAAGCTCATTAATGACAAGGCATCGCGTATTGTTAATCTCACCTATCAAGGTAAACCAGTGCAAGATAGCGATCAATTCTTAATTGCAACCAATAATTATCGCGCTTATTCGGGTAAATTCCCTGGCACAGGTGATGCCCATATCGTCTTTGCTTCCCCTGATGAAAATCGTCAAATTTTGGCAAACTACATCAGCCAAACCACCAAAGAAAAAGGCGAAGTGATCCCTTCTGCGGATAATAACTGGAAACTTGCCCCAATTGCCTCCATTCAGCCATTGAAAGTACAAGTGGAAACGTCCCCAAGCGATAAAGCAAAAGCCTTCATTAAAGAAAAAGCGCAATATCCAATGGATTACGTTGGGCAAGATGAACTAGGCTTCGCGGTTTACCAAATAAATTTAAACAAAAAATAG
- a CDS encoding YagU family protein — protein sequence MSGIFTQTNPARRRYGVAAFVGIIAGLISAFVKWGAEHPFPPRSPFDLFVTACQDPSQALEVCSRAFLNPPHVFLRDYFGIDPTEAVFTFADHGFNWIGVTHITFSIVFAVGYCVVAERFPKIKFWQGVGAGLIADVCVHYITFPALGLTPPVLDWPLYEHVSELVGHVFWFWTIEIVRRDLRNRITHQPDPEVPLDQPYR from the coding sequence ATGTCAGGTATTTTTACGCAAACAAATCCAGCTCGCCGCCGTTATGGTGTTGCCGCTTTTGTCGGTATTATTGCGGGTTTAATTTCTGCCTTCGTAAAATGGGGTGCAGAGCATCCATTCCCACCACGCAGCCCATTCGATTTATTCGTTACGGCTTGTCAAGATCCATCACAAGCTTTGGAAGTGTGTTCTCGTGCGTTTTTAAACCCACCACACGTTTTCTTGCGTGATTATTTTGGTATTGATCCAACTGAAGCAGTGTTCACTTTCGCTGATCACGGTTTTAACTGGATTGGGGTAACTCACATCACCTTCTCAATCGTATTTGCTGTGGGTTACTGTGTGGTTGCAGAGCGTTTCCCTAAAATCAAATTCTGGCAAGGTGTGGGCGCAGGTTTAATCGCTGATGTTTGTGTACACTACATCACATTCCCTGCTTTAGGTTTAACACCACCAGTATTAGACTGGCCATTATACGAACACGTTTCTGAATTAGTGGGCCACGTTTTCTGGTTCTGGACAATTGAGATTGTGCGCCGTGATTTACGTAACCGCATCACGCACCAACCAGACCCTGAAGTTCCATTAGATCAACCTTATCGTTAA